CAGATCATAGCGCCCCGCCATGGCCGCATGCCGCAGCCCCACGGCTACGACCGGGCGCACAAAGGCGACGGCGCCGTTGGCGATGGCGTTGGCGCGGGCGGTCTCCACCGCCACCGGGTCGATGTCGCCGCTGGCGACGTTCTGGCGCAAGAGCTTCGCCGCCGCGATGGCGAGAACGCCCGTTCCCGTGCCGACGTCGAGGACCCGGCGCGGGCGGCGGCGCTTCGTGATCCTATCGAGGGCGCGCAGGCAGCCGAGCGTGGTGCCGTGATGGCCAGTGCCGAAGGCGAGCGCCGCCTCGATCTCGACGCCAATGTCATTGGGCTTCAGCCGCACTCGGTCGTGGGAGCCATGCACCACCACCCGGCCGGCGCGCACCGGCTCGAGACCGGCGAGCGACTTTTGCACCCAGTCTTCCTTGGCGATCTCGAAAAATTCCGCGCGCGCGGCGGTTTCGGCGTCGCTGACCGCCTCGATCAGCCCGCGGATTTCGTCTTCGTCGGGGGCGTCGGCGAAATAGACCTCGACCGACCAGACCGGGCCGTCGTCCACCTCGAAGGCGGCGGCGGCGGTTTCCGTGGGGTCGAATGTCTCGACGACAATGTCGGCGACGGCGCGGGCGCGGCCTTCGTCGGTGGTGAGGCGCAGAACATGGCTGGCGCCGTTGGGGGGCAGACCTTCGAGCATGCCGCGCGCTTACCATGAGAAGGCGGCGCGCGTCACCTTTTGGCGCCACAGGCGCGCCTTTCCCGCGCCGCTTGCGCCCTGTATGGTCCCCGCCGTCGCAAGGGATCGGAAATGACGGAAAAGCTCTCCATCTGTCTGGTCGGGCCGAAAAAGGGAGGCAAATCCTCGCTTCTGGCCTCGCTCGCCGATTGCGTGGCGCAGAGCGCCTTCGGCTATTCGCCGCGCCTGCGCCCGGCGCTCCAGCCGATCAGCCAGGCCGAATTTCAGGCGGATGCGGCCGACGCCCGGCGCGCCGATCTGTTTCACGCCGAGCAGGGCGATTACGAGCGCCTCAAGCAGGACTTCGGGGAGGGCGGCGTCGCCACCGACACGCTCAACACCTACGAATATTTTTTCCGCCTCTCGGTGAACGGCGAGGCGCCGCCGGCGGTCGTCACGCGCGGGCCATGGCTGCTGGAGGTCGTCGATTCGGCCGGCGAGATCGCCGTGCCGCCGGACGGGGCCGCCGTGCCGATCCTCAACGACGTGAAGGCCAAGCTCGCCGGACAGATGCTCGGCGCCGATGCGCTCGTCATCGTGCTGCCGCTGGTGCGACTGGAGGATTCGGCCTGGGTGGGCACGCTGTCGCGGCTTCTCGACCGCCTGGCGCTGGCGCGCGACCGGCGGCTGCGGCGCGTCGTGGTGGTCTTTTCGCAATATGAGCGGCTGTTCACGCGGCTGGGGCCGAGCGCTTTCACCTACGCCTGCGATCCGGCGGTCGCGCTGCATGTCCTGCGCAAATCGCTGCGCGCCGCGCCCTGGCTCGACCGGCTTCGCGCACTGGAGCAACCGGGCGGCGGCGTCTCGGTGCGCTATACGGTCGCCTCGGCTTACGGTTTCACCAAGCGCTTCCAGAATCCGAACATGGACCCGCATCAGCCCGGCGAGCGGCGTTTCCGCCGCGCCCGCGTCGAGGGCGCGCGCGCCTACAGTGAATATTGGCGGCCCTTCCTGACCGCCGAGCCAATCCTTTACGCGGCGCTCGGACTGGACAGCGCGTTTACCTTCTCCCACGCGCAACTCGACGCCCGCACAGCAGAAAATCCGGCGATCTCAATTCTTGGTTAATTGTTTTTGCCTAATCCTCCTTCTTCAGGACGGCGGAAGAAGGCGGGTAGGGCGATGGGCGACGAGACGAGCGTCATCTCAATTCATCGTCTGCATTACGGCAAGCTGGCCGAAGGCGAGGATCGCCGCGTCACGGCGTCCGCCGGCTACGCGATCACCCGCCGTTCCGCCGGACTCGACCCAGCCTGGGATTCCTGGCTGTCGCCGCCGCGCCTCGCCGGCCTGCGCCGTTTCGAGCCAGACGCCATCGACATCGACGCGCGCGCCTCCGGCTGTTTTCTCGCGCGCGCGGTCGGGGCGGGCGTCGTTTTCATGCGCGCGCGCTTCCGGCCCGAGGATGGCGAGCGCGGCGCCGGGCGGCTGCATCAGCAGGCGGCCATGTGGCTCGGGGCGCTCGACGACTGGAAGAGCAACCCGGCTGCCTGTCTCGCCATCGCCGCGCATGAATTGCGCGCGCAGCCCGATCTCGCGGGGGAAGCCGAGGCGGCGCGCCTGAATGAGACGCCGCTGCGCTGGCGCGCGGCGCGGCCCGATCCGAACGCCGTCCGCCAACTCATCGGCCGCGCGCCCTGGGCCGTGCCCATGATGGAGGCGCTCCTCGACGGCGCCGAAAGCCGCAGGCAGGTCGTCTGCGAATTCGGCGCGCATGATTTCGCCACCGAGGCGGCGTTTCTGTCGGCGGTCGGCTTCGCGCTGCAAATGCTGCCGGATAATTTCCCGGCCTGGCCGGACATCAGCATCGTTTCGGGTCTGTCGACGCCCTTGCAGGGCCTGTGCCTGCGCTACACGCCCTCGTGGAGCCGTGCGCAGGCGGCTGCGTAGAACGCGGCTCCCTTTCTCCCCGCAGTTGGGGAGAGGACGCCCTATCCGCCATTCTCTCCGCCTGCTGTCGTCTCCGACGCGAGATAACGCTCCAGCGCCGTCGGGCGCCGCCGCCGCGCGCCGGCCAGCGCCGCGTCGCTGTACCAGGCGCGCGGGCCATTGGCGCCGTCGAGGCCGTACCGGGCGCGCAGCGCGCGGGGCCGCAGCGCCGCCGTCAGGCGCGCCTCGATCTGCGAGATGGTGAGATTGTCCACGACATAGACGCCCTGGCGGTCGACATGCGCAATCTCGTCGCGCACCAGACGATTGAGCGCCGCCGTCAGATTGTCGCGCACATTCTGCGACAGCAGCAGGAGCGAGGGGTCCTGCGGATCGATCTCGCTCATATCGCCGTGCACGGGCCGCGCGAGGCGCAGCATCGCCTTCATCGCGCGGATGTCGACGGGTTCTTCCTCGTCGTCGCTGAGATCGAGCGGCGCCGTGAACTGGCGCCGCTCGCGCGCCTCGAAGCCGCGTTTGAAGATCTCCGACAGAAATTTCATGATGAACAGGAAAGCGTCCTGCGCCACGGCCACGCCGATCGCCATGGTCGAGTCCGGCGTGAAGCTCCAGAAGGCTTCGCGCGCGAGTTCGAACTTGTTGCGCTCGCTCGAATGGGCGCGCATGAAGGCGTCGCTTTTCTTCAGCAGTTCGCGCACCTCGTCTTCGGAAAGCCCGACGGGCTTGCCGGCGACGACGCAGGCGTCGACCAGCGCCTTCGCCTCGTTGAAGCCATTCGCCGCCGCGCTCCGGTCCGAGGCCGGCGCGGCGCGGATGCGGGCGACGACGGCGTTGAGTTCGTCACGCAGGCCGCCATCGAGGCTGCATTTCTTGTCGAAGGCCGCGCGCGCGACGCGCGTCTCGTCGCGCGCCGAGAGAAGATCGCGCGCCTCGCCCTGCGGCTCGCAGGCAAAATCGCGCGGCACGGACGCGGGCAGGGCGTTGGACGGACGCGCGGCGGCGAGGATCGGCTCGCAGAGCGGCTTGGCCTCGCGGACTTTCGCCCATGTCGGCTCGACGCGGAGCTGGTCGCGCAGCGCGGTAAGGTCGCGCAGCGTGACGTCGAGATCGAGGGCGGCTTCGCCCTTCGGCATGGGGCGCTTCGCCGCCGCCGCGGCGACTTCGGCTTTCTGCTTCAGCGCAATGGACTGCGCGGCGAGCGCGTCGCGCTTTCTCAGCGCGGCGGCGCGTTCCGTCGTCGGTCCGGCGAGCGTCTGGCGGATCGTGGCGGCGCGATGGTTGGCTTCCTCGGCCTTGAGCCGATGCGCGCGGCAGTTCGGTCCGCAGGTTGCGCCCTTGTTGTCGAGTCCGTGCTCCGCGTCGACGGCGAGCTGCTCCTCGCGCTGCGCCTCGGCGGCAAGGGTGGCGATCTCGTCCTGTTTGGATTTGATGATGGCGTCGAAGTTGGCGGCGCTTTTCTCCAGCGTCGCCATCTCGGCGCGCGCCTCGTCGATCTGGCGGCGCGCGGCCTGCGCGCTTTCCAGCTCCGCCGCCGCCTCGCGCGCGGCTTTGGCGAGAACCGCCTGCTGCGCCTCCTGGCTCTTGCGAATGGCGTCGCGCAGCGCCGGGCCGGCGGCGCGGGCGGTGTCGATCAACCCGTCGAGCGCGCCCAGATAGGCGGCGAAGGACGGATTGGCGACGATCTTTGCAGATGTCGCCTCATAGGCCGCGCCGATCTGCTTCGTCGCCGGCAGGACGACTTCGGCGGCGAGCTCCATGGGTTGCAGCTCGGCGACGATCTTGCGCGAACTGAGCTTGAAGATGTTGTTGTAATAGTAGGTGAAGGAGAAAAAGGCGGAGATCGAGAAGACGAACAGAAACACCGCCGCCGTCACGAGCGTCTTCATCACCATGCGCTCGCGGGCCATGTGGCGGCGCGCGATCAGCGCGGCGAGATCGGCGCCGAGCGACCAGGAGGTCGACGCCAGCATGACAAGGACGGCCGAGGTGGCGACGAGGGTGCCGGCGATGCCGACAATGTCGCCCGGCTCCTTCTGCATGATGTCGATCATGCCGGAGGAGGTCGTGTAGAAGACCCAGGCGAGAACCGGCAGGGTGACCGCCATGCCGACCCGGCCAAGGTCGAAATCGCCGGCCCAGAAGCGCCTGAGCGGGGCGAGAAGCGCGGAAGTCCGGGCCGGCCGTGGCGTGGCCGGGGCGTCTGTGCGGGCAGGCGGGGTCGCGACAGTCATCGAAACAGGCTCCTCACTCCTTGCCCCGCCGCCGAAGCGTTTCGGTTGATGGATCGGAAATGAGACCTATTTTTGCCTTTTCGCAAGCGCCCCGGGCGGGCTCGGCGCACCCAGGGCCGCAAGCGCCCGGCAGGGCGGGTTTTCCTCCCCGGACTTTCGTGTTAGAGGGCCGGGAGGCTCCATATCAGCGCCGGCGCGGGATCGCGGCAGAAAGCGCGCCGGGCCTCTTGTCTCGCGGCCCCTTGAAGGTCGCGCAACACAACAGGAACAAGCCGTGTCCATACCTTTCCGTTACGTTGCGAAAATCGGCGCCTATCTCGTCAAGCAGCATCTCCTCGGCAGAAAACGCTACCCGCTGGTGCTCATGCTGGAGCCGCTGTTCCGCTGCAATCTGGCCTGCTCCGGCTGCGGCAAGATCGATTATCCCGATCACATTCTCAACAAGCGCCTGTCGGTCGAGGAATGCCTCGAATCCGTGGATGAATGCGGCGCGCCGGTCGTGGTCATCGCTGGCGGCGAGCCGCTGCTGCACAAGGATCTGCCGCAGATCGTCGAAGGCATCACCAAGCGCGGCAAATTCGCCATCGTTTGCACCAACGCCTTGCTGCTGGCCAAGAAAATCGACCAGTACAAGCCCTCGCCCTACTTCACCTGGTCGATCCATCTCGATGGCGACAAGGAGATGCATGATCGCGCGGTGAGCCAGGACGGCGTCTATGAGCGCGCGGTCGAGGCGATCAAGCTCGCCAAGTCGAAGGGCTTCCGCGTCACCACGAACAGCACTTTCTTCGCGGACGCCGATCCCGAGCGCGTGGCGAAGTTCCTCGACGAGACGACGGCGATGGGCATTGACGGCATGACCGTCTCGCCGGGCTACGCCTATGAGCGCGCCCCGGACCAGACCCACTTCCTCAATCGCCAGAAGACGAAGGAACTGTTCCGCGC
The DNA window shown above is from Methylocystis echinoides and carries:
- a CDS encoding 50S ribosomal protein L11 methyltransferase — translated: MLEGLPPNGASHVLRLTTDEGRARAVADIVVETFDPTETAAAAFEVDDGPVWSVEVYFADAPDEDEIRGLIEAVSDAETAARAEFFEIAKEDWVQKSLAGLEPVRAGRVVVHGSHDRVRLKPNDIGVEIEAALAFGTGHHGTTLGCLRALDRITKRRRPRRVLDVGTGTGVLAIAAAKLLRQNVASGDIDPVAVETARANAIANGAVAFVRPVVAVGLRHAAMAGRYDLIFANILAKPLRLLAPSIAAAAAPGAELVLSGLLLRDVPGVLSAYRAQGFALAEQRNIEGWATLVLRRGGV
- the hpnH gene encoding adenosyl-hopene transferase HpnH, encoding MSIPFRYVAKIGAYLVKQHLLGRKRYPLVLMLEPLFRCNLACSGCGKIDYPDHILNKRLSVEECLESVDECGAPVVVIAGGEPLLHKDLPQIVEGITKRGKFAIVCTNALLLAKKIDQYKPSPYFTWSIHLDGDKEMHDRAVSQDGVYERAVEAIKLAKSKGFRVTTNSTFFADADPERVAKFLDETTAMGIDGMTVSPGYAYERAPDQTHFLNRQKTKELFRAILRRGRGGRSWAFQQSGLFMNFLAGNETYACTPWGNPLRTVFGWQRPCYLLGEGYVPTFKQLMEETNWDAYGVGNYEKCADCMVHCGFEPTAVADTVMRPWKAAAVALFGVRTEGPMAPDISLENQRPAEYVYDENIAKLSEIREHEAKQRSEQRSTAA